The Haliaeetus albicilla chromosome 4, bHalAlb1.1, whole genome shotgun sequence genomic sequence GGGACCCAGCTCTGGTGGACGCCTGGAGATGTGGCTGTAGGTCAGTTTGTGGATAGCACGTAGGGGATGCCCGGCTGCTCTGAGCCACACATATCTGCCCTTAAGGTCTGCCATTGCTCTTAGGAGGTAAACAGAAGGCTCACAGCTCTGGGGCCATTTATACGGCAGCTCAGAGACACGCCACCAAGAAAACAGAGGGTGCTTgtagctgtttcttttctttcccacatCTCTAAAGCTCTTCTGTTTTATCCATGCTGCAGGAACGCCCTAGTTTGCAGTCACGATCATCTGACCTTGTTCTTAACACTGGTGTCTGGGCTGGAGTTCATCCGCTTTGACTTGGATCTAGTGAGTGTTTTATCTGTTTCTCTCAGCTCTGGGAGCGTGGGTATGTGGAGCAGGGGGAGTCCTGGGTGTCAGAGGTCCCACTGCTTGGTCCAGAGTGTACCTTCTTGTTGGTCTTCCTCTTGTTCAGCTGAAAATGTGAAGCTACCACTTTTAGGAAAGGCTTTAGGCTAGGGTCTTTGGAGACCCAGCAATGGGATTTATTCCTATTGCTCAGTTATTCCTCTGCACTGttcagaagaggaaggaggcagGTGTGGGGAAGCCAGCTGCAGGGCAGACTGATGGGGATAAAGGAGCTGAGCTCTGCAAGTGTGGTACAAAATGCTGGCATCCCTCCAGGTAAACACAAAGCCACTCGCTAACCCTCGGTGTCGCAGTGGAGCCGCTGGGTTTCCTCTGAAAGGTGGCGGAAATGGACAGTCAGAGGACATTCAAGGACAGTCCCATCGTTTCGACTGTGCTAATAACTGTGTGCAGTGACTCGGAGCCTGACTCACCCCATGCTCTCTTCTCTGCAGGATGCTCCTTACCTGGATCTGGCCCCGTACATGCCAGACTACTACAAACCTCAGTACCTGCTAGACTTTGAGGACCGCCTGCCCAGCTCTGTGCATGGCTCAGACAGCCTGTCGCTCAACTCCTTCAACTCGGTCACTTCCACCAACCTGGAATGGGATGACAGCGCCATCGCTCCATCCAGTGAAGGTCAGTGGTTTTTCGGAGATGGGTGCGGTCAGGGCTGTGTGTTCCCACATCCCCTTCGTCTGAGCTGCTGGAGCGGACGAGGCGCCAAATGAGGTAGCAAATGATGGGCTGGAAAAGACCAAAGTAAGAGACCCAGCAGTTAGGCTGTGAGTCTCTGCTGTCTTGCcttgggagctgctgggattTAAGCTGTGGACAGCCCCCTCGCCTTGGACTGGGAGAGAAGGACTTTCCCTGCTGGTTACCTGAGGCCACATTTCCATCCTGGGGGGTGTGTTTTAGCAAGAACTGGAGAAATCTTCCCATGGAGTGAAAGCCGTGCCCATATCTGAATGTGGCTTCCAGCTCAGAGCAGGTACGCAGCACTGCAGAGGACCTTTTTTAACTGCTTATTTTGCAGTTCAGAGACCCACGTATGCTGGAGGTGGTGGGGAACAGTTTCCAGAGTCTTTTCTCCATGTCTGCAGTCTGAGGGAGAGGCAGCCGGTGGTCTCAGATGTGctgttttttcatctttgtgCATCTGAACTTGAGCAGCCTGATAAGTTGTCATACTCGCCCCCTTACCCCTATCAGAGAGGGCTGGATGTTGTTCCTGATGAACTGAGAAGACACGTACCTTGTGCCTGCCCCCATAACCCACTTTAGGCTGGAGCGGGGAGCTCTTATCCAGCACAAAGCATGTTCACAtgaaggagcagctctgctgctgctgttcctaaTCCAAAATATGTTGGCCCTGTTCCTTTTTTGATGTCAGTTTGAACAAAACAAGATCAGGAGATTCTGGAATAGATGGGGTGATGCATGCCGTTAATTGGATGCAGTGAATTCAGGACCGAGTCCACGTACAGATGGGTTCCCTCTGAGACAAGGGTCGACCAGTTGCCTTTTATATGCAAGATAGAAACTGCAGACATTAAAGATACTGAGGAGGAACAGCCTGGGATGGGCGTTAGCATCatttcagcaaagcacagcaccGTTTTGGTCTCACCTGCAGCATCTGCACTCATGCTGTAAGTGTGAAAGGGTTTGCTTTCGGGGTCTATGCCAAACCTCCAGCATCCCAGGTAAGTTGGAGACAGCATGAGAAGCCTAGCAATAAAAGTCACAGGAAGAAGCTTCTCTGTCCCCAGACGTTTGGCATAAGCAGCCGTTTCAGTACTTGCTGCACGCCCTGGGCTTGTATTCCTGTTCCTCCCTCAGCAGAACACGTCTTGCTGGCAGCACATCTCCTGCCTGTCCCTATTGACTGGGCAAGAGGGGTCACTTGGGTTTGGCTACGCTCTCCGGCCCAACTGGTGGATGGAAGCTTAATGCTCAAGAGAAGAGGGGTTTGGAGTAGAGATCCAGGAGATTTTGGAGctaggttttggttttggtatcGTCGCAAGCTATTCCATGTGTCCGGACAGCAGTTGTGATCTGTGTCTCAGTTTCCCCATGCATAGAGGGGTTTGGTGCTGATGTAGAAATGCCGTCCCCTGTTGCGGGACCAGGATGGTGAAGGtggagcccaggagggcaggcATTGTCGCTGTTCCTCTGGCGTGGAGGAATTTAACTTCAATAACTATTTCACTGCTCGTCATTTCAACAGGAGCATCTCGCTACCCTGGGAGTGTAGGTGGAGCTGGGGATTTTAGGATCAGAGGACaagttttttcctttaatcAGACCCCTGGCTTTGCAAACATTAATGAGCCAAACATCACAGTATCTATGGGAGGTAAGTGTGACGTGGGGAAGCTGAGGCACAGAGTGACTAAATTCGTTCACAAAGGGGATCCCTGATTAGGTACATGCCACCgactgtttttctgttttagctTTCCATCAGCTTGCATAATGGGGCCTCCATCCTTCGCTGGTCCCGTTGTAGCTCCCATAACACAAACATCCAGCAGGAACAACCGTTAGTGCAGCTGGTTTCCATTTGCATCCATGTTCCCTAACTATTTTCTCATGCGTTTCAGATACCAGTGGAagactgttttgtttctctcctttcccatatccctccccaaacccccttCACActctcccctgtcccccctccctccccactaCTTGTATTTCTAATCCTGAGTTTTATCCCTCGTTTTTGTAGATTATGATTTTGGAGATGTCTTTCCAGCAATGCAGACCATGCCCAGCAGAGACTGGGAAGGTGGGACATACTCATCTGTTacaacattttgtttttctctctgcattgcTGCCACCTGAAGCTTGCTGCATGCTTCCCAGTTCATTTCTTTAACAAGCAACCACTACATCTTGATGGAATTCGGTAGagacagaaaggaggagaaaagataTCCCCCAAGGTGGGAGGTTGTGTGTCTCATCTGTGAGACCACATGCAAAGCTTTCCCCAACTCCTGGTGTATGCAGGCACACTCACCTGGCTGTATATCCTGGAGGGGAGGGATGTTTTCCTGCCTCTGACGATGCATTCATGTCTCCTAAATGTGTCTGCCCCAGCGCTTGGCATAGCAGATGTGAGGCTGGAGTTCCAAGTGCTGTTCTGTGGCTGCTCGATATGTTACGGCCTGTGTTGATAAAGGAGCCTTTATACCAGGttacaaaagaaaagctgcaaaattgCCCCCACCGTGAAGCTGGCAGGCAGGGATCAGCAGCTGTCCAAAATGAGCCTGACCATGCCAGCTGACCTTACACTGTAGATTTCCTCTTTGGGGTGAAGCACACAGGGTGCTGATTGAAAAACTGATCCACCTTCATTGATTTCCTGAAAGCCCTGGAAGACAGCTGaattaattctgctttctttaattttgGCCTTTTGCAGGGATTAATTTGggaggttttgttttccttggacCCTGCTCTCCTCTGTCAAAACATCTCTCTTGAAGCCACAATATCCAGCACATGGCTGTGCTCAGTTTGGGTCACtatgcttcttttttattttaccacTTTTAAAACCAACTTGTCCGCTATGTCTGGCCTTTATGGTCAAAAGCATGTGCCCGTTGTAGAGGAACTTGTTCTCCTTCCTCCACATGCAGTCCCTGTGCATATCCTTTGCACATCACAGGAGTAGGAGACCTCTCTGCTTTACCCCTGGAGGAAATACACCCACATTCTGTCCTTTGCAGCTGAAAGCTGGATGGAGCCTTGGGTCTGAACTGCCTTGGCCAGTAGCAGCTGAATATTTGGGGAAATTCTGCCTGAATTCCATGTGGATTGTTCTTGGGCTCTAACACGCTccctttcatcttcttttctaCCCCACATGCAGAGATGCTCACAGAGATGATTTAACGTGTCCCCAAAGCTTGAGCGTACACCTAGAGGGTACAAACCAAGTTTCCAAACCCAACACCCACCAAGCAACATAACCTTGGGTGTTGGGTGCAGGCTGGGAGAAGCCACGGGAGGCTGGGGCAGATCCCTCTGTTTTTGGAGACTTGCACGGCTCCTGTGTGCGGGTCCTGGTTGCAAAGCAGTGCTGGTGTGATCCATCAGTGCTCCGGGCTGGGTTACTGTGTGCTGAGCAAACCTCAGCTGTAGCAAAGTTTTCATCCTAACCCCCCCGCCAGCTTAGCTTACTGATGCATTTCTTGTCATTTGTACACAGAGCAAGAGGTTAAGAAATTTGGGAGAGTTCCCTGTTTTCAGCAAATGGGggtaaaattctgtattttggaCAGAGATTGTTTTGTCTCAACAGGACCAGCTGGGTTTAGGCAAAAGAAGCGACGTTCATTTTGGTGATGCAGGCTAGAAGCCTGGggctgaaatgcttttaaacattttattttccctttattgTAGACATTAAAAATCTACCCGATTTACTTCCCTTGATAGAGTTCACACCCTCCACGCTGCAGGGCAGGCGCTTCAGCAGGaacaaagcagcattttgaaatCGGCCATCACAAAACTGCctttattagatttttttttttttataagaggTTTCATTTTCCTATTGAAAACCTACGCCCCTGAATCAGACTGCCAGGGTTGTGGTTTCCTTCAGAAGGGGTCTCCCTGCCTCGCGAGAGGTTTCTAGCTGGCTTTGAAAATGAAGGgtgctggaggagagaagggcaTGGATAACCTTCCTTTAACCATGACTTTGTGGACGGATAACTCTGAGCATGAGTCCTGTAGCCCTTCTCCGTTGCTTGTTTTCCCTCTGAAGACTAACACGGGCCAAGCCGGTTGTGCCACGACCTGTCTGGGCAGCCTGCTGTCCTTGGACCCCCAATGAAtgctgtgtccccccctccaCCAGACTTCCAGCCCACCATGTGTGTCTCGtgcaagcagagaaaagcagctggcTCCGTAAGGATTGCTGCTTTACGGGCTGGCTCTGTTTCTGCCCATCTAGCTAAGCAAGCATCTTCCTAAGACCTAGTCgcaggggagaagcagcagtatGGGGCTGCAGCCTCGTTAGCTCGCTGTCATCTTGCTAAGGAGCACTGTGGCCCCAAGACCCCTCAAGTTCCTTCCCAAGGACGCTACCTCTACTTCTTAATCTGGCTGCTGGCTCCTGGGTGACCAAGCTGTTATTTCCAGGCATCATCTAAATTGCAGTGGGAGCAAACTGCAGAACGATGCTGGGTTACGTGCTGGCCTCTCTGTCCCTCCTCGCAAAGAGCCTGCTGCCCGCAGCAATCTCTGAAGCTAAGCTGGTCCGACAGCGCTTTGCCGGTGCCCGGGTGGTGTCACTTGCGAGCAGTACAGTGACCATGTAGTGCCCCGAGCCCCCAGCGCACAGCTTTGCTTGATTTGACTTGATCCAGGTGCCTGAGCTGATGTTAATCCCGCTCTTCCCTTCTTGTCTTTGCAGACGGAGACCTCACAGACACACTCAGCTGCCCGCGCTCCACTGCCTCGGAGGCCAACGGCAGCAAGGCCTCCGTGAAAAGCCCAACACAGCGCTACAACCCCTTCAATGAAGAGAAGGCCGATGTGCCGTCCTCCACCGAGACCACGCCGGTGCACTCAGCTTcccaggagaaggcagaagCCACCCCTGAAGGAACAGATCAGTCTGAGAGCTGCACAGAGCTGGAGGTCATCAGGTAGGGACAGAGCTGCCTGGCCTGGAAACATGCTCCTGAGTGTCATCTGTCACCAGAGGTTGATGATGTGCCACCCCTTCTAGCCCAGTGGAGACACCAACTGTGGTGTAGCCTTTATACAATCATGAGAGAGTGGTTTTATACCCCCAGACACCAACTGATGCTCTGTAGGTGTCAACAGAGCTGGTCCCTTGGGTCTGTAGTGCTATAGACTGCCTCAACATAAACAACTTTGCCTGACAGTCTGTATCGGAGAGCTCAGAGGAAACCGTGAGCTTTTATTTGAAGCTTTCTCCAGCTGGTGGCAGGTTTGCAGCAACTCTGGGTCTCACATCttctctcctgtccttcctCTTGTTTGTCAATGAGCTGTGGCTAAACCTGTTGAGGGAGATGCCTCTGCAGACCTGCTGGCCTGTGTTTGACTCCTTGCAGAGGAGATCCCCAGGGGTCCCTCGGAGCCCTTAACCCAGACAGAGAGCTCAAGGCTCCGTCTGCTCacacctggggaggggggacaccccaaaaccagcccagCAGGCCTGTGCTTTACTCTTGCGCCCTGTTTTTCCTGGGAGGAGTAGAGGAGCTGGGTTACGTCACACCCAGCTCTCCAGCAGACATGAGGGAAGAGGAGCACTGCGCTCCCTTCCCAAACAAGTGTGACCTGGCAGCAGTTTGGGTGCCATAGGAGGCCTGAACACTTCCGGAGCCGGCATCCTGGTGTGCCGTTTGGCTGGAGCGGGCTCCGGCCTGCATCTCCCTCTTCTGGCAGATGGGGACATGGCATTCCCACATCCTCTTGGAACCTTCTCCCTTCCCGGCATCTTGCTCTCAGACAGGGATTTCTCCCACATCACTTTAGCTCCACATCCATTTGTGATCCCCTTTGCAGCCAAAGGAAGCCCAAGATGCTGCATCCAGCAGCCGatgcctcttttcttttttggataGGTAGGAAACAGTGTCCATACCCTGCTTGTCTTGTGACAGCTGGCATGGAGATGGGGACTCTATGTGGCCGCACATTGAGTGATGTTCTTGATATAAGGATTTCTCCGCAATAGGAAAATTGCAAAGGAAGGTTGTTGGGAAAGGGTGGGACCCTTCTCTAGGGGGTTGCAGACCCCTCTGCAAGTCTAAGCAGGCACAGATGAGTGACATCTCTATTGGTCTCTCACCATGCAGGTTAgccaagaagaagaaaacaggcaagaagaagaaagcaaagcctGAGGAGCCGGTGAACACCCCTGCGCCCATAGTGCCTGAAACCCAGCAGGCCAGTGGAGACAGCGGCGTGAACGGGCTGAGTGACAGAGAAGACCCGCAGAGAGACGATGGTCTCGCTGCCCCGGCTGGTGAACCAAGCCCAGGCGGGCAGGAGGAGGGTCGTGAGCGCTCTGCCCTCAGCCAGCTGGCTTTACGCATCCCCGAGATGAAGGACACATCCATGGAGAGCGTGGGGCAGCCGCTGAGCAAGGTGATGGACAGACTCAACGGGCAGCTGGATCCCAGCGGCTGGAACGCCCCCCTCGAGCCTCCTGGGCAGTCCTTTCGGACTGGCACGCCAGGGGAGACCCCAGATGGATCGTCCTCTGGCGACTTTAGTGAGGGGATTTCAGCCCCCATGGACTTCTACCGATTTACCGTCGAGAGTCCAAACACTGCTGCACCAGGTGGTGGCCACCATGACACTCCAGGGCCTGGCCAACCGCCACATGTTTCTGGTAGCCCTGAGGCtcctgaagaagaagaaagcagagagggagaagcaGTTGGGGCAGTAGAGGAGTCTGGAGGGGCGAGTGATGAACCCCAAACTGACCAGACAGAAACTGCCAACCCCCAGGCTCTCCATGAGCCGAAGAAGGAGcagcccagcccttccccaagCAGCGCTGAGGACTCTGGTGTGGAAGAAGGGCAGGGCAGCCCTTCGGAGCTGACCCATCCCTCCGAGTTCAGGTGAGGCTCGGTTTGCTCAGCAGGGAAAGCACCTTCCAAACCATCTTGAGCTCAAGCTggcacttttttctttgtcctcaGTTTGGGGGGCAAAGACTATCATCCTTTTCCAGGATGAAGATGAGGTACGAGGGGTCAGGAGGAGAAGGTCTTGGGCTGCCAACAGGTGCCCAAATCATGGACAAGTTCAATAAGGAAGGGGATTGCCCTTCCTGGACTCACCCAGCCCTGCATCTATGTCCGTCCTCTACTGTCTCTCTTCACAGGGTGGATAACAACCATCTCCTCCTGCTGATGATCCACGTCTTTCGGGAGAACGAGGAGCAGTTGTTCAGGGTAAGGTGGTCACCATCGATCTCCCACAAAGGACCAGCTCTGTGCCTGCATCAGCCACGGGCTGAGCTCTTTTCTCTCCGCACAGATGATCCGAATGAGCACCGGGCACATGGAGGGGAACCTGCAGCTGATCTATGTCCTGCTGACGGATTGCTACGTGTACCTGATCCGGAAAGGTATCCCATCCCGACAGCCTCTAAACtcagctgcagggagggaggcttGCTTGATCAGTGGCTTTTCCATAAATCAGGGCACCATAGCTCACTAACTTCACTGccagttcctcccagttcccTTGTGTCCCCTGGAGAGGTGGCAGTCACAGTAGGGAGGTCAGGTTGACTTGTCGCCCAAGAAGCCCTGGGACATGTGCCCCGCAGCTCCGTGCTGCTTAGGACACGGCATGGTTTGCAGGTCTGtcgctgctgctgtgcagcagcctGGATCTGGGCAGCGCTGGGGTCCTTTGCCACCCTTCATGTGGCTCTTTGTGTCTGTGCCCAGGGGCAGCGGAGAAGCCATACATGGTGGAGGAGGCAGTTTCCTATAATGAGCTGGACTACATTTCGGTGAGTGCAGCCCGGGTCAGGTCAGCcctcctgggcagagcaggaggTGAGTTTGGGGGTTGGCCCTCAcccctccagctgcaggggTGTCAGGAGCATCACGGTGGGGTGTTTTTGTGGGGCGCTCTGTCCACAGGGAGCAGTTTGGCCATTGAATCTTTGAGACTAGGAGAGTTAGAAGTGATCCCCCCTCAAATGCCACTTCTGCAGGTGCCCAGCTTACTTGTATCTTCACATGGGCAGCAGAACGACCACTGACCTTCTCCTCCCGGGCCAGAAGCCAGGTTTTCAGCCCTGCTTTGCCACCCCTCGTCCCCCACCTGGTTTTCTTAACTACCAGCTTCCTTAACTACCCTATGTGGCACAGGTTGGGCTGGATCAGCAAACGGTGACTCTGGTGTGCACCAATCGGAGGAAGCAGTTCCTGCTGGACACCGCGGACGTGGCTCTCACCGAGTAAGCAGGGACCGGGCGGCAAATCGTGGCACTTTCCTCCTGGGGTGCGGGACTTCTGGCCAGCACCTTGGACTCCCAGAGTGACTTGGGGAGTGCAAGAGACTGCAGTGACAGCTCTTCAGAACCAAGTCCTGCCACCAGTGGGGGTTTGGTTTGATGCCACTGGCTAaaccctgcaggcagctggaaaTGCCTTGAGCATGGATAAGTCCAAAGTATCTTCCCTGGATATACACAGCAGTCACTCTGTCCCTCGGGCTGACAGCCTCGGGGCTCTGTGCAATGCAGACTATGTGTCCTTTGTGTCATTTGGGATGAGTAGGGATAAGGTCTTGAGTTTCAAGGCACGTCCTGGGTCTCTGCATGTTGTCAGCTCAGGGAGGTGACCTCATTAGGGCCTGGATGGTCATACTGGGATCTGTGTTGGGATGGGTGTCCATCTCGCAGTCTCGCCGTCTCCTTCCTGGAGCTCAGACTTGGCAACTCCCGTCACCTTTGGTCTGTAGCTTGATTTTGAGACCCTCTGGTCTTCCAGACCAGAGGCCCACATTGAAGGGAAGCCCCTTCAGCATCAGAGCACGTGAGGGAGATGAGGGGCTGTTTGCCCCAGCCTCATCAGAGATCTCTGTCTCCCTCTCAGGTTCTTCCTGGTCTCCTTGAAGTCAGCCATGATCAAAGGGTGCCGGGAGCCGCCGTACCCCAGTATCCTCACAGATGCCACCATGGAGAAACTGGCACTCGCAAAGTTTGTGGCACAGGAGTCCAAGTGCGAGGTGAGTTTGGATACCGCGGCCATCACTACACGTGGCGGAGGCTCACGGGAGACACCCTCCCTTTGACCGCTCCACCTGATTCTCGCAGGCCTGCGACGTGGTTGTGCGTTTCTATGGCCTCGTTCACTGGGAGGACCCCATGGACGAGGCGCTGGGACCCACCAACAATAGCTACACCTCCACCGAAAACGCGGTCACCAAGGACGGCATCCTGCACTACAAGGCGGGGACCTCCTACCTGGGCAAGGAGCAGTGGAAGACCTGCTTTGTGGTGCTCAGGTGGGCACTGGGGCTATGGGTCGGGACTGGGGTCAGCCAGGGCTTGTCGGAGAAGGTGCTGGGACCAGTttgctgcccaggagctgcttgGGAGATGGAGAGAACCCATCTTGTCACCTGGGAGGCTAAAGCTACCAGTTGtggctgcccagcagcaggaacGTAACCCCACGGGGCTGCGTGGgtggagggcagggcaggagtgGCTGTTTGTGCAGACCGAAGGCAGAGGGTGTTTGTGCAGTTGCCGGAGCCGAGCTGACTCCAGTTACCACCTCTTTCATCTTCCCAAATGGCAGCAATGGCATCTTGTACCAGTACCCAGACCGCACAGACGTCACCCCTCTGCTCTCCATCAACATGGGGTAAGCGGCTGGTAGGATGCGGCGCCCAGATTTGGCGGGGATCTGAGGATCAGGAGCTCCTTGGGATGTTCAGGGAGGTGTTTTGGGGCAAAGTATGATTTAGTCCATGCTGCAGGACTCCCTGCTTGCTCCTGGCTGGGTACAGATGCCTATTTGCTTTGGCTCTGATGCGTGTAGATGGACATGGATGGGCTCATTTCCTCCTGGTTTTTGCATGCCAAGCCCGCCCTCTGATGGGGAATTTGCCTCTGAAGGGCTGACGTACCCCTCCAAGAGCCACGCTGGGCAACCTCCACAAACCCACCATGCTCAGCTCCGGCTCTACCATGATGTGCAGAGACAGAGGCCAGCCTTGGAGCAACTCTAAGGGATGTCACGGATGGGAACGAGCACTTGTGGGGAAAAGGGGTGACATGCAGTGCAGGGAGGGCAGACGGAGGCTGTTTTCAGGCTAACGCTGGCCAGTCTGTCCTGCTGATCTCCAtcctcccccctctctcccAGTGGCGAGCAGTGTGGGGGATGCCGGCGCTCCAACACCACCGACCGGCCCCACTCCTTCCAGGTGATCCTGACAGACCGGCCCTCCCTGGAGCTGAGCGCCGAGAATGAGGAAGACATGGCAGACTGGATGCAGTACTTCTGCCAGGCTGTCTCCAAAGGGGTGAGCCAGGGACAGGCCCCCCAAGCACGGGTGCATTGACCCCCTCCTTCGCCTGGAGCCCCTTTGGGGCACAGCCCAGCCAGCACAGAGCTGCCAAAGGGAGCGGGGATGTCTGGCAGGGATGGAGCAGGCAGTTTTCTCCTGGGCCAAGGGGGCTTCCCCGTGGGGCACCCCATGGAGATGGGGCTCCTTCATGCCAGATTTTAAcaccccccttcccctctccatGCAGGTGATCCCCCAGGGTGTCGCCCCTACGCCTTGCGTCCCTTGCTGCCTCGTGCTGACGGATGAGAAGGCTTTCACCTGCCACGAGGACTGCCAGACAAGCTTCTTCCGCTCGCTGGGCACTGTGGAGCTGACGGACATCACCGCCATCTCCACGGAGGCCGGCAAGGAGTACTGTATCCTGGTAAGTGTGGTGCTTCGGGACCAGCTGGCCTGGGGCTGGGTGAGGACCGCAATGGTAATGCCTGGCCTCTCTCTTGGTGTTTAGGAGTTTGCTCAGGACAGCAAGCAGTTCCTGCCCCCCTGGGTCCTCTATTTTAGTTGCACTACAGAACTGGAGAGGTTCCTCTTGGCGCTGAACGCCGCATGGAGGAACATCTACCAGGTGAGCATGCAAGGCTGTGTCACACCTTTCCTCTGGTCAGGAAAGGCGAACGGGGCCCTCCAAGGAAGGCATGGGTGaatttttcccagttttcccaCAAAGGGCAGGAGAGCGATGGAGCTCCTCTGTGTCCATATAACTGTGGGATGTGAGATTCAGAGCTTGAGTCCCCTGGCAAAGCGGGCCATGAGCATCCAGGGTTGGtgaggggagtggggaggaaCTTGGGTCAGCCCCATCCCCCTCCATCACCCATATTTATGATACAGGCAATTTGCCCATCTGTTTTTGAGGCGGTTTTACAACAAGGGGGAGAAGCGGCTGTCATTCGTTCCCCTCCGGACTGCCccacatgtgtgtgtatgtgtttcaGGTCGACCTCCTGCACAAGGCCATTCTGGACGCCGCCATCAAGAAGAAATGCGAAGACGCTCAGAGCCTCATCGACAGCGCCTGGCAGCGCAGCGACAGCCTCTGCCGCGGGCGAGCAGAGCGGGACCCCTGGTGTTAACCCTAGCTGGGGGGGAAGGATGACTGATGGGGGCCCATTTTTGGAGAGCAGGACCTGTATCTGGCTGCCCCGCAGCCAACTGGCACCCCAAACCCTCCTGCCATCGCTTGGTCCCTACCAAGGAACGTGCCTGCGGGCGTGGACCCTGCACCCCGTCCCCCACCACGCTCTCCACCGAGTCGGGGACGTCCAGCGCGTTTGGGGAGCCACCGGACACTTCACCACGCTGGAGGCGAGGCCGAGCTCGGCCGCTTCCCTTGCACAGCCATGCAGGCGAGCCTGCGCCTTCCTCGTCATCCAGCTGCCACGGGGCAAAATAATTTGCCTTTCATGGAATAATATCCCACTAGTAGTGAGGGAGAGGGTGGCAGCGGGGTGCGCTGAGGATGAGCATCCCCCCGTCGTGGCAGGGAGCGGGACCGAGGACTTGTTCATTTTAGAACAGGGTAGGGATGCGG encodes the following:
- the PLEKHM2 gene encoding pleckstrin homology domain-containing family M member 2 isoform X2; translated protein: MEPAEVKDRILENISLSVKKLQSYFAACEDETPAIRNHDKVLQRLCEHLDHALLYGLQDLSSGYWVLVVHFTRREAIKQIEVLQHVATNLGRSRAWLYLALNENSLESYLRLFQENLSLLHKYYVKNALVCSHDHLTLFLTLVSGLEFIRFDLDLDAPYLDLAPYMPDYYKPQYLLDFEDRLPSSVHGSDSLSLNSFNSVTSTNLEWDDSAIAPSSEDGDLTDTLSCPRSTASEANGSKASVKSPTQRYNPFNEEKADVPSSTETTPVHSASQEKAEATPEGTDQSESCTELEVIRLAKKKKTGKKKKAKPEEPVNTPAPIVPETQQASGDSGVNGLSDREDPQRDDGLAAPAGEPSPGGQEEGRERSALSQLALRIPEMKDTSMESVGQPLSKVMDRLNGQLDPSGWNAPLEPPGQSFRTGTPGETPDGSSSGDFSEGISAPMDFYRFTVESPNTAAPGGGHHDTPGPGQPPHVSGSPEAPEEEESREGEAVGAVEESGGASDEPQTDQTETANPQALHEPKKEQPSPSPSSAEDSGVEEGQGSPSELTHPSEFRVDNNHLLLLMIHVFRENEEQLFRMIRMSTGHMEGNLQLIYVLLTDCYVYLIRKGAAEKPYMVEEAVSYNELDYISVGLDQQTVTLVCTNRRKQFLLDTADVALTEFFLVSLKSAMIKGCREPPYPSILTDATMEKLALAKFVAQESKCEACDVVVRFYGLVHWEDPMDEALGPTNNSYTSTENAVTKDGILHYKAGTSYLGKEQWKTCFVVLSNGILYQYPDRTDVTPLLSINMGGEQCGGCRRSNTTDRPHSFQVILTDRPSLELSAENEEDMADWMQYFCQAVSKGVIPQGVAPTPCVPCCLVLTDEKAFTCHEDCQTSFFRSLGTVELTDITAISTEAGKEYCILEFAQDSKQFLPPWVLYFSCTTELERFLLALNAAWRNIYQVDLLHKAILDAAIKKKCEDAQSLIDSAWQRSDSLCRGRAERDPWC
- the PLEKHM2 gene encoding pleckstrin homology domain-containing family M member 2 isoform X1 — encoded protein: MEPAEVKDRILENISLSVKKLQSYFAACEDETPAIRNHDKVLQRLCEHLDHALLYGLQDLSSGYWVLVVHFTRREAIKQIEVLQHVATNLGRSRAWLYLALNENSLESYLRLFQENLSLLHKYYVKNALVCSHDHLTLFLTLVSGLEFIRFDLDLDAPYLDLAPYMPDYYKPQYLLDFEDRLPSSVHGSDSLSLNSFNSVTSTNLEWDDSAIAPSSEDYDFGDVFPAMQTMPSRDWEDGDLTDTLSCPRSTASEANGSKASVKSPTQRYNPFNEEKADVPSSTETTPVHSASQEKAEATPEGTDQSESCTELEVIRLAKKKKTGKKKKAKPEEPVNTPAPIVPETQQASGDSGVNGLSDREDPQRDDGLAAPAGEPSPGGQEEGRERSALSQLALRIPEMKDTSMESVGQPLSKVMDRLNGQLDPSGWNAPLEPPGQSFRTGTPGETPDGSSSGDFSEGISAPMDFYRFTVESPNTAAPGGGHHDTPGPGQPPHVSGSPEAPEEEESREGEAVGAVEESGGASDEPQTDQTETANPQALHEPKKEQPSPSPSSAEDSGVEEGQGSPSELTHPSEFRVDNNHLLLLMIHVFRENEEQLFRMIRMSTGHMEGNLQLIYVLLTDCYVYLIRKGAAEKPYMVEEAVSYNELDYISVGLDQQTVTLVCTNRRKQFLLDTADVALTEFFLVSLKSAMIKGCREPPYPSILTDATMEKLALAKFVAQESKCEACDVVVRFYGLVHWEDPMDEALGPTNNSYTSTENAVTKDGILHYKAGTSYLGKEQWKTCFVVLSNGILYQYPDRTDVTPLLSINMGGEQCGGCRRSNTTDRPHSFQVILTDRPSLELSAENEEDMADWMQYFCQAVSKGVIPQGVAPTPCVPCCLVLTDEKAFTCHEDCQTSFFRSLGTVELTDITAISTEAGKEYCILEFAQDSKQFLPPWVLYFSCTTELERFLLALNAAWRNIYQVDLLHKAILDAAIKKKCEDAQSLIDSAWQRSDSLCRGRAERDPWC